The following proteins come from a genomic window of Venturia canescens isolate UGA chromosome 4, ASM1945775v1, whole genome shotgun sequence:
- the LOC122409004 gene encoding cilia- and flagella-associated protein 58-like, with protein sequence MDMEMNAEMERDEGSESREPSSVGSSAGSVYCALERDYARIINEMKNNEALASYETEYTRLFESLYETRRNEDTLMEKCADLQDQVIEKTRRCYDLEKIIESQEESMDKLKQEIAEASRLADAAHTREQNAQEVIENLRLTITKLNHELDLKNKQLAVDEDTTVNKQKDGLLKERERMFSELETLKQRLRNMTNYTEELERKTSEYEQQMSEMRENLDIQRSEISKDQRIRERLEKEINQLEESLKTKDNQLQGTEASNKSILNNVTKLENALREQKTANEKLQKEVTKLMVKRMNLQTELDAAHKKMEQTERSQKDNYKEFLSLSSEVKRTREENGRLKSERDATTKKILRNDSVRLKLETDVEQARVSLRNAELEVNNLRRQVDDEKKATSGVIREKDALAKTITGLKEKLRRAQHSLTAFEIGKRKTEAELEETMQEANELRNKVERIEKERDRLNQEVAELAQQVEDHLDDMKLKQSEVSDYKKRMAEDEAKFRQQQNLFEAVRAERNTSGKALVEARNEIQELKSKLKIMNHQIEQLKEDLSVKDAGFVKEEFLLGKAEKDKDNLRAEVQSSLKTIKDLRREVDESKKTEKRLRQEIHVADMEASRLKKDIDTVMNERDILGSQLVRRNDELSLQYGKIKILNVALQRGEAQYVEKLGDTRLLKLEVKKLRSEKVLLEKSIENMSDLRHEIFHLERELTNERLKVMALQEEVQNPLNVHRWRKLEGSDPDSFELLKKIQILQKRVLKLSAELISKEKKIKECMELYTNLRQEISKRQSPEAATCLMETQKALRERGEKMKSLVAELNMVESQSNEYKFDLERTSRELRDVKSKYYALKRKEQKSKDNERRKVQSASDPMLPAIEANQKKFYGGGFSLGVLRSRNCYSLDSTQK encoded by the exons ATGGACATGGAAATGAACGCTGAGATGGAGCGG GATGAAGGGAGCGAAAGTCGCGAACCCTCGTCAGTTGGAAGCTCAGCCGGAAGTGTCTATTGCGCCCTGGAAAGAGATTACGCGAGA aTAATAAATGAAATGAAGAATAACGAAGCACTGGCGAGTTACGAGACCGAGTACACGAGACTGTTCGAGTCTCTTTACGAGACTCGCAGAAACGAGGATACTCTGATGGAAAAGTGCGCGGATTTACag GATCAAGTGATAGAAAAAACTCGGAGATGTTACGAcctcgaaaaaataatagaatCGCAAGAAGAATCGATGGATAAACTGAAGCAGGAAATAGCCGAAGCATCTCGATTAGCTGACGCAGCCCACACTCGTGAGCAGAATGCTCAAGAGGTCATAGAGAATTTACGGTTGACGATCACGAAACTCAATCACGAGCTCGATTTGAAGAACAAGCAGCTGGCAGTAGACGAGGA CACTACGGTGAACAAGCAAAAAGATGGATTGCTGAAGGAACGCGAACGCATGTTCAGCGAGCTCGAGACGCTCAAACAAAGGTTACGAAACATGACGAATTACACTGAAGAGTTGGAGAGAAAAACGAGCGAGTACGAACAACAAATGTCTGAAATGCGAGAAAATTTGGATATACAACGAAGCGAAATATCCAAGGATCAGAGGATACGAGAAAGACTGGAAAAAGAGATAAATCAGTTGGAGGAGAGCCTTAAGACGAAAGACAATCAGCTACAG GGCACAGAAGCATCGAATAAATCGATATTAAACAACGTAACGAAACTCGAAAATGCTCTCAGGGAGCAAAAAACAGCGAACGAAAAACTTCAGAAAGAGGTCACCAAGTTGATGGTGAAACGAATGAATCTGCAGACTGAGTTGGACGCAGCTCacaaaaaaatggaacaaaCAGAGAGAAGCCAGAAAGACAATTATAAAGAATTCCTTTCACTGTCGAGCGAGGTAAAGAG aACTCGAGAAGAAAACGGGAGATTAAAGTCCGAAAGAGATgcgacgacgaagaaaatcTTACGAAATGACAGCGTTAGACTGAAGCTCGAAACGGACGTGGAACAGGCTCGAGTGAGTCTGAGAAACGCCGAATTGGAAGTTAACAATTTACGACGTCAGgtcgacgacgaaaaaaaggctACGTCGGGAGTGATACGTGAAAAAGATGCTCTCGCCAAGACAATAACGGGATTGAAGGAAAAACTTCGGAGGGCACAACACAGCTTGACAGCCTTCGAAATTGGCAAACGAAAGACCGAAGCCGAACTCGAAGAGACAATGCAGGAAGCGAATGAATTGAGAAATAAGGTTGAAAGGATTGAGAAAGAACGGGACAGATTGAATCAGGAAGTAGCAGAATTAGCGCAGCAG GTCGAAGATCACTTGGACGACATGAAGCTCAAACAAAGTGAAGTATCCGATTACAAGAAACGCATGGCCGAAGACGAAGCAAAGTTTCGACAGCAACAAAATCTCTTCGAAGCTGTCAGGGCTGAACGTAACACGTCTGGCAAAGCTCTCGTCGAAGCACGCAATGAAATTCAGGAGCTCAAAAGtaaactcaaaataatgaatcaTCAGATTGAACAGCTGAAAGAAGACCTCAGCGTCAAAGACGCGGGCTTTGTTAAAGAGGAATTTc TGTTGGGAAAAGCTGAAAAAGACAAGGACAATCTACGAGCCGAAGTGCAATCTTCGCTAAAAACGATAAAGGATCTGAGGAGAGAGGTAGACGAGAGCAAGAAGACTGAAAAACGTTTGAGACAAGAGATCCACGTAGCTGACATGGAGGCTAGTCGTTTGAAAAAGGACATAGACACGGTGATGAACGAGCGTGACATTCTCGGTTCTCAGCTGGTGCGACGAAACGACGAGTTGAGTTTGCAATatggtaaaataaaaattctgaacGTTGCGTTGCAACGAGGAGAAGCTCAGTACGTTGAAAAACTCGGCGATACGAGACTGCTCAAACTCGAAGTTAAGAAACTTCGATCGGAGAAGGTGCTGCTGGAAAAGAGCATAGAAAATATGAGCGACTTGCGgcatgaaatatttcatcttGAACGCGAACTGACCAACGAGAGACTCAAAGTTATGGCGCTTCAGGAAGAAGTGCAGAACCCATTGAATGTCCACAGATGGCGAAAGCTCGAG GGATCAGATCCAGATAGCTTTGAGCTGCTTAAGAAAATACAGATACTGCAAAAGCGTGTATTGAAGCTAAGCGCCGAGCTGATATCGAAGGAAAAGAAGATCAAAGAGTGCATGGAATTGTATACGAATTTGCGTCAGGAGATCTCGAAACGTCAGTCACCGGAAGCTGCGACTTGCTTGATGGAAACTCAAAAAGCGTTGCGCgaaaggggagaaaaaatgaag AGCCTCGTAGCTGAGCTGAACATGGTGGAGAGTCAATCGAACGAATACAAATTTGATCTCGAGAGAACGAGCCGTGAGTTGCGCGACGTCAAGTCAAAGTACTACGCACTGAAACGAAAGGAGCAGAAATCGAAGGACAACGAGAGGAGAAAAGTGCAGTCAGCTTCGGATCCGATGTTACCAGCGATTGAAGCAAATCAGAAAAAGTTTTACGGCGGTGGTTTCAGCTTAGGAGTGCTCAGGTCGCGCAACTGTTACAGCCTCGACTCGACACAAAAGTAA